In a genomic window of Methylovirgula sp. 4M-Z18:
- a CDS encoding ABC transporter permease yields MSFDSLRDGGMRDLAAGVKHVEYWAHYAWHEVKQRYKRSVLGPFWITISMSITIVGQAFLFAVLFGQDLRDYLPYIAAGQIIWTLMSSFITDSQMAFVGSTGVARNVRLPLSAHYFKFVLQQIILFGHNVVPLIILQLALNRHNYTWLSLLCLVPSFILLIVNGMWMGLAIASVSSRFRDLGTVISSVVQLAYFATPIIWKVELIESKLADRGLSWMILLVQANPFYRMMDVLRSPCLGTLPTTATWIYLIVMAVIGWTITLLGYRKTYRRIVYWL; encoded by the coding sequence ATGAGTTTTGATTCCCTCCGCGATGGCGGCATGCGGGACCTTGCGGCCGGCGTCAAGCACGTCGAATATTGGGCCCATTATGCTTGGCACGAAGTGAAGCAGCGCTACAAGCGGTCCGTTTTGGGGCCGTTCTGGATCACGATTTCCATGTCGATCACCATCGTCGGCCAGGCTTTCCTGTTCGCGGTGCTGTTCGGGCAGGACTTGCGCGACTACCTGCCCTATATCGCGGCGGGACAGATCATCTGGACGCTGATGAGCAGCTTCATCACCGACAGCCAGATGGCCTTCGTCGGCTCGACCGGCGTCGCCAGGAACGTGCGCCTGCCGCTCAGCGCGCATTATTTCAAATTCGTGCTGCAGCAGATCATTCTGTTCGGCCACAATGTGGTGCCGCTCATCATCCTCCAGCTTGCTCTGAATCGGCACAATTACACTTGGCTGTCCCTGCTCTGCCTTGTGCCGTCCTTCATCCTGCTGATCGTCAACGGCATGTGGATGGGGCTGGCGATCGCCAGCGTCTCCTCGCGCTTCCGCGATCTTGGCACGGTGATTTCCAGCGTCGTCCAACTCGCCTATTTCGCCACGCCGATCATCTGGAAAGTCGAACTGATCGAAAGCAAGTTGGCGGACCGCGGCTTGAGCTGGATGATCCTATTGGTTCAGGCCAACCCGTTCTACCGTATGATGGACGTGCTGCGCAGCCCATGCCTTGGCACGCTGCCGACGACGGCCACTTGGATCTATCTCATCGTCATGGCCGTCATCGGCTGGACGATCACATTGCTCGGCTACCGCAAAACCTACCGCCGCATCGTCTATTGGCTGTGA